In one Hyphomicrobium sp. 99 genomic region, the following are encoded:
- a CDS encoding DUF4236 domain-containing protein, which yields MGYFRFRKTISILPGVRINLSKTGVSGSLGGHGATVNVGKNGEQVTLGIPGTGLSYRTPLSTTLFIGLILIAVLVGVAYLVSPTTVKALLHWWQPHWF from the coding sequence ATGGGTTACTTCCGCTTTCGCAAGACAATCAGCATTCTGCCCGGCGTTCGCATCAATCTCAGCAAGACGGGCGTCAGCGGCAGCCTCGGCGGCCACGGCGCGACGGTGAACGTCGGCAAGAATGGTGAGCAGGTCACGCTCGGCATTCCCGGCACGGGGCTGAGCTATCGCACGCCGCTGAGCACGACGCTGTTCATCGGCTTGATCCTGATCGCAGTTCTGGTCGGCGTCGCCTATCTGGTTTCGCCAACCACGGTGAAGGCGCTGCTGCATTGGTGGCAGCCACACTGGTTCTGA
- a CDS encoding methylmalonyl-CoA mutase family protein: MTTSTNELHLANDFPAASTEQWRGLVDKALKGADFEKRLVTRTADGIKINPLYTRGDALQSAVNALPGSAPFTRGTKPVRDGLGWDIRTIHIESDPKALNTAILEDLTGGVTSIALQAGGNGLPPTKEAFATALKDVLLDVCPIVLVAQENFFDAALALNVEWDARGIKAADRQGSFGADPIGTLAMTGRLSEPVETALARAVALMNTTEASPRVQVMTADGVVAHVAGASEAQELAFMLSALVAYLRAAEQGGIPPAKALPKINVSLAADIDEFSTIAKLRAARRLIWRVADASGVGDVASAVKLNCPTSYRIMAKRDPWTNILRTTIACAGAALGGADAIVVLPFTFALGKPDAFARRVARNIQIVCQEESNLGRVNDPAGGSWYVENLTDDMARKAWEIFQDIEARGGLLECLQSGFIQETIGKTAEARAKSIATVRQELTGVNAFPLLGDDGVHAEPWSAPTPPATKAAIEVTPLKPHRLGEAFEALRDAADAHGGFKVFLASMGEIVDHNIRTTWTKNYLAAGGITTLVSDGYKTPEDAVEAFRKSGADAACICSSDAVNATLAEPVAKALKAAGAKLVLMAGRPGEKEAALKTAGVDQFLFAGADAVATLEGLQKKLT; the protein is encoded by the coding sequence ATGACAACCTCGACGAACGAACTGCACCTCGCAAACGACTTTCCCGCCGCCAGCACTGAACAGTGGCGCGGACTGGTCGATAAGGCGCTGAAGGGCGCCGATTTCGAGAAACGGCTCGTCACCCGCACGGCCGACGGCATCAAGATCAACCCGCTCTATACCCGTGGCGACGCCCTGCAGAGCGCCGTGAACGCCCTTCCTGGGTCAGCCCCCTTCACCCGCGGCACGAAACCCGTCCGCGACGGCCTCGGCTGGGACATCCGCACGATCCACATCGAGAGCGATCCCAAGGCACTCAACACCGCGATCCTGGAAGATCTCACAGGCGGCGTGACCTCGATCGCCCTGCAGGCAGGCGGCAATGGCCTGCCGCCGACGAAGGAGGCTTTCGCCACGGCTCTGAAGGACGTCCTGCTGGACGTCTGCCCGATCGTCCTCGTCGCTCAGGAGAACTTTTTCGACGCCGCCCTGGCGCTCAACGTCGAATGGGATGCTCGCGGCATAAAGGCCGCCGACCGCCAAGGCTCCTTCGGCGCCGACCCGATCGGAACGCTCGCAATGACGGGCCGCCTCTCCGAACCGGTCGAGACGGCACTGGCGCGCGCCGTCGCCTTGATGAACACGACCGAGGCGAGCCCGCGCGTGCAAGTCATGACCGCCGACGGCGTCGTCGCGCACGTTGCAGGCGCGAGCGAAGCGCAGGAACTGGCCTTCATGCTTTCCGCGCTCGTGGCCTATCTGCGTGCCGCCGAGCAAGGAGGCATTCCACCCGCCAAGGCTCTCCCGAAAATCAATGTCTCGCTCGCAGCCGACATCGACGAATTTTCGACGATTGCGAAGCTGCGCGCAGCCCGCCGTTTGATCTGGCGCGTCGCCGATGCTTCGGGCGTGGGTGATGTCGCCTCCGCCGTCAAGCTCAACTGCCCGACGTCTTACCGCATCATGGCGAAGCGCGACCCCTGGACCAACATCCTGCGCACGACCATCGCCTGCGCCGGCGCAGCGCTCGGCGGAGCGGACGCAATCGTCGTCCTTCCCTTCACGTTCGCGCTTGGCAAGCCCGACGCCTTCGCGCGCCGCGTCGCCCGCAACATCCAGATCGTCTGCCAGGAAGAAAGCAATCTCGGCCGCGTCAACGACCCGGCAGGCGGTTCCTGGTACGTCGAAAACCTGACAGACGATATGGCGAGAAAAGCCTGGGAAATTTTCCAGGACATCGAAGCGCGCGGCGGCCTCCTCGAATGCCTCCAGTCGGGCTTCATCCAGGAAACCATCGGCAAGACCGCCGAGGCCCGCGCCAAGTCGATCGCGACGGTGCGGCAAGAGCTGACGGGCGTCAACGCCTTCCCGCTGCTCGGCGATGATGGTGTCCACGCCGAACCCTGGTCCGCGCCAACTCCGCCCGCCACCAAAGCCGCGATCGAAGTGACGCCGCTGAAGCCGCATCGCCTTGGCGAAGCCTTCGAGGCTCTGCGCGATGCCGCCGACGCACACGGCGGCTTCAAAGTCTTTCTCGCCAGCATGGGCGAGATCGTCGATCACAACATTCGCACGACTTGGACGAAGAACTACCTCGCAGCAGGCGGCATCACAACGCTCGTAAGCGACGGCTACAAAACGCCGGAAGACGCAGTCGAAGCCTTCCGCAAATCCGGCGCCGACGCCGCGTGCATCTGCTCGTCCGATGCCGTCAACGCGACGCTCGCCGAACCGGTCGCAAAAGCGTTGAAAGCCGCGGGCGCCAAGCTGGTCCTTATGGCGGGACGGCCGGGCGAAAAGGAAGCCGCGCTCAAAACGGCAGGCGTCGACCAATTCCTCTTCGCAGGAGCCGACGCAGTCGCAACGCTCGAGGGACTGCAGAAGAAGCTGACCTAG
- a CDS encoding helicase HerA-like domain-containing protein: MTGTHGAGEPVADPRDYVQDGLILIGVSKSGGELKPECIELALANRHGLITGATGTGKTVTLQVLAEGFSAAGVPVFAADIKGDLSGIAEKGKPSPKLVERAEEIGLTRYGNTSFPTAFWDIFGVDGHPVRATVQEMGPLLLSRLMELTEPQEGVLNIAFRWAEDQRAAGDEKMTILDLKDLRSVIDEMGMKASTLRSKYGHVAPATVGVIQRRLLVLEEQGAAKFFGEPALDIMDFIKVQPDGRGVVNVLAAEKLMNTPRLYATFLLWLLTELFEKLPEVGDLDKPKLVFLFDEAHLLFNDAPKAVLEQIERVTRLIRSKGVGVYYVTQSPGDVPDRVSAQLGNRIQHALRAFTPKEQKAIRAAAQTFRPNPEIDTERAIQELKVGEALVSLLHGKGEPSMVERTLIRPPMSRVGPLTPEERKALVQGDRDNLQKYGKELDRESAHERLQARNTVVGQLKQRLSSFSNILRGKG, translated from the coding sequence ATGACTGGAACGCACGGTGCTGGCGAGCCTGTCGCCGATCCTCGCGACTACGTGCAGGATGGGCTCATCCTCATCGGCGTCAGCAAGTCTGGCGGGGAGTTGAAGCCCGAATGCATCGAGCTGGCGCTCGCCAATCGGCACGGCCTCATCACGGGCGCGACGGGCACCGGCAAAACGGTGACGCTACAAGTCCTGGCGGAAGGATTTTCGGCAGCGGGCGTTCCGGTCTTCGCGGCCGACATCAAGGGCGATCTTTCAGGTATCGCCGAGAAGGGCAAGCCGTCGCCGAAGCTCGTGGAGCGGGCGGAAGAAATCGGCCTGACGCGTTACGGCAATACATCGTTTCCGACCGCCTTCTGGGACATCTTCGGCGTTGACGGACATCCCGTGCGCGCGACCGTGCAGGAGATGGGGCCGCTTCTTCTTTCGCGTCTGATGGAGCTCACGGAGCCGCAAGAGGGCGTGCTGAATATCGCGTTCCGTTGGGCCGAGGATCAGCGCGCTGCGGGCGACGAAAAGATGACGATCCTCGATCTCAAGGATCTTCGCTCGGTCATCGACGAAATGGGCATGAAGGCGTCGACGCTCCGAAGCAAGTATGGTCACGTGGCGCCGGCGACGGTCGGTGTCATTCAGCGCCGTCTTTTGGTTCTCGAAGAGCAGGGTGCCGCTAAATTTTTCGGTGAGCCGGCGCTCGACATCATGGACTTCATCAAGGTTCAGCCGGACGGGCGAGGCGTGGTCAACGTCCTCGCTGCCGAGAAGCTGATGAACACGCCGCGCCTCTACGCGACGTTCCTTCTCTGGCTGCTGACGGAGTTGTTCGAGAAGCTTCCCGAGGTCGGCGATCTCGACAAGCCGAAGCTCGTATTCCTGTTCGACGAGGCGCATCTTCTTTTCAACGATGCGCCGAAGGCGGTGCTCGAACAGATCGAACGGGTGACGCGTCTCATCCGTTCGAAAGGCGTCGGCGTTTATTACGTGACGCAGAGCCCGGGCGATGTGCCTGACCGCGTTTCGGCGCAGCTCGGCAATCGCATACAACATGCGCTTCGCGCCTTCACGCCGAAGGAGCAGAAAGCCATTCGTGCAGCCGCGCAGACGTTCCGCCCCAATCCTGAAATCGATACGGAGCGCGCCATTCAGGAGCTGAAGGTCGGCGAGGCGCTGGTCTCGCTCCTTCACGGCAAAGGCGAGCCTTCGATGGTTGAGCGCACGCTCATCCGGCCGCCGATGTCGCGCGTCGGACCGCTGACGCCGGAAGAGCGGAAAGCCCTCGTTCAAGGTGATCGCGATAACCTGCAGAAATACGGCAAGGAATTGGATCGCGAATCAGCGCACGAGCGGCTGCAGGCACGAAATACCGTCGTCGGTCAGCTGAAGCAGAGGCTTTCATCGTTCTCGAACATCCTCCGCGGCAAGGGATGA
- the groL gene encoding chaperonin GroEL (60 kDa chaperone family; promotes refolding of misfolded polypeptides especially under stressful conditions; forms two stacked rings of heptamers to form a barrel-shaped 14mer; ends can be capped by GroES; misfolded proteins enter the barrel where they are refolded when GroES binds), which produces MAAKDVKFAQDARERMLRGVDILANAVKVTLGPKGRNVVIEKSFGAPRITKDGVTVAKEIELEDKFENMGAQMLKEVASKTADLAGDGTTTATVLAQAIVREGAKSVAAGSNPMDLKRGVDLAVQTIVEDLKTNSKKVTKDQIAQVGTISANGDEVVGKKIAEAMDKVGSEGVITVEESKTLDFELDVVEGMQFDRGYLSPYFITNADKMIAELESPYILIHEKKLSGLQAMLPVLEAVVQSGKPLLIIAEDVEGEALATLVVNKLRGGLKVAAVKAPGFGDRRKAMLEDIAVLTGGTVISEDLGIKLETVTLQQLGRAKKVTIDKENTTIVDGSGKKTDIEARVKQIKAQIEETSSDYDREKLQERLAKLAGGVAVIKVGGATEVEVKERKDRVDDALHATRAAVEEGIVPGGGVALLRAGKALDKLKPENDDQKVGINIVRKALQAPARQIAANAGEDGSVIVGKILENSTYAFGYNAQSHEYGDLFAQGVIDPTKVVRCALQDAASVSGLLITTEAMIADVPKKDSGHSHGAPGGGMGGMGGMDF; this is translated from the coding sequence ATGGCAGCTAAAGACGTCAAGTTCGCCCAAGACGCTCGCGAGCGCATGCTTCGCGGCGTCGACATCCTTGCCAACGCGGTCAAGGTCACGCTCGGTCCGAAGGGCCGTAACGTCGTCATCGAGAAGTCGTTCGGCGCGCCGCGCATCACCAAGGACGGTGTGACGGTTGCGAAGGAAATCGAGCTCGAAGACAAGTTCGAGAACATGGGCGCGCAGATGCTCAAAGAGGTCGCGTCCAAGACGGCCGATCTCGCGGGCGACGGCACCACGACGGCAACGGTTCTTGCTCAGGCGATCGTGCGCGAAGGCGCGAAGTCGGTTGCAGCCGGTTCCAACCCGATGGACCTGAAGCGCGGCGTCGATCTCGCTGTTCAGACCATCGTCGAAGACCTCAAGACGAACTCGAAGAAGGTCACGAAGGACCAGATCGCTCAGGTCGGCACGATCTCGGCCAACGGCGACGAAGTCGTCGGCAAGAAGATCGCGGAAGCGATGGACAAGGTTGGTTCGGAAGGCGTGATCACGGTCGAGGAATCCAAGACCCTCGATTTCGAACTCGATGTCGTCGAAGGCATGCAGTTTGATCGCGGCTATCTCTCGCCGTACTTCATCACGAACGCCGACAAGATGATTGCCGAGCTCGAAAGCCCCTACATCCTCATTCACGAGAAGAAGCTCTCGGGTCTGCAGGCGATGCTTCCGGTTCTCGAAGCCGTCGTTCAGTCGGGCAAGCCGCTCCTCATCATCGCTGAAGACGTCGAAGGCGAAGCGCTCGCAACGCTCGTCGTCAACAAGCTTCGCGGTGGCCTCAAGGTTGCTGCCGTCAAGGCTCCGGGCTTCGGCGATCGCCGCAAGGCCATGCTCGAGGACATCGCTGTTCTCACGGGCGGCACGGTGATCTCGGAAGATCTCGGCATCAAGCTCGAGACGGTTACGCTGCAGCAGCTCGGCCGCGCCAAGAAGGTGACGATCGACAAGGAAAACACCACGATCGTCGACGGTTCGGGCAAGAAGACCGACATCGAAGCTCGCGTGAAGCAGATCAAGGCGCAGATCGAGGAAACGTCCTCGGACTACGATCGTGAGAAGCTTCAGGAGCGTCTCGCTAAGCTTGCTGGCGGCGTTGCCGTTATCAAGGTCGGCGGCGCGACGGAAGTCGAAGTCAAGGAACGCAAGGACCGCGTCGACGACGCGCTGCACGCAACCCGCGCAGCCGTTGAAGAAGGCATCGTTCCTGGCGGCGGCGTCGCTCTGCTCCGTGCAGGCAAGGCCCTCGACAAGCTGAAGCCCGAGAACGACGACCAGAAGGTCGGCATCAACATCGTTCGCAAGGCTCTGCAGGCTCCGGCTCGTCAGATCGCAGCTAACGCTGGTGAAGATGGCTCGGTCATCGTCGGCAAGATCCTCGAGAACTCGACCTATGCGTTCGGTTACAACGCTCAGTCGCACGAGTACGGCGATCTCTTCGCCCAGGGCGTCATCGACCCGACGAAAGTCGTTCGTTGCGCACTGCAGGACGCTGCTTCGGTCTCGGGTCTCTTGATCACGACGGAAGCGATGATTGCCGACGTGCCGAAGAAGGACTCTGGCCACTCGCACGGCGCCCCCGGCGGCGGCATGGGCGGCATGGGCGGCATGGACTTCTAA
- a CDS encoding H-NS family nucleoid-associated regulatory protein, with protein MRKVQKMAAINVDKLSLKELVDLESKVQRAIAVARDRERSELKKKVADMAETHGFSVAELFGGVRGRGAGKNKSVGVAKYANPENKSDTWTGRGRKPNWLVERLRKGAKLADFSI; from the coding sequence ATGCGAAAGGTTCAGAAGATGGCGGCGATCAATGTCGACAAGCTCTCTCTAAAAGAACTTGTTGATCTTGAATCCAAGGTTCAAAGGGCCATCGCCGTTGCTCGGGATCGCGAACGTTCCGAGTTGAAAAAGAAAGTGGCCGATATGGCCGAAACACACGGATTTTCGGTTGCCGAATTGTTTGGCGGCGTGCGGGGCCGCGGAGCGGGAAAAAACAAGTCGGTTGGCGTTGCGAAGTACGCTAATCCCGAGAACAAATCCGACACGTGGACAGGCCGCGGCCGGAAACCCAACTGGTTGGTCGAGCGCCTGAGAAAGGGCGCAAAGCTCGCTGACTTTTCGATTTAA
- the groES gene encoding co-chaperone GroES: MTFRPLHDRVVVKRIEEESKTAGGIIIPDTAKEKPQQGEVVAVGPGARDEAGKVNPLDVKVGDRVLFGKWSGSEVKIDGEDLLIMKESDILGVLSAPAKSKAAA, from the coding sequence ATGACGTTCCGTCCGCTCCACGATCGTGTTGTCGTGAAACGTATCGAGGAAGAGTCGAAAACCGCTGGCGGCATCATCATCCCAGATACCGCCAAGGAAAAGCCGCAGCAGGGCGAAGTCGTTGCTGTTGGTCCCGGCGCTCGCGACGAAGCGGGTAAGGTCAACCCACTCGACGTCAAGGTTGGCGACCGTGTTCTGTTCGGCAAGTGGTCGGGCAGCGAGGTCAAGATCGACGGCGAAGATCTCCTGATCATGAAGGAGAGCGACATTCTCGGCGTGCTCTCGGCTCCCGCCAAGTCCAAGGCCGCAGCTTAA
- a CDS encoding patatin-like phospholipase family protein: protein MQGPRLQVGLLLVASLMVSGCAAAIPRNGISSATLAETAEIPGMPGVRFWADEVPRNPLAEVRRRTAHMPPIGQTAKTRDGRKLVDTLALSGGGSDGAFGAGVLAGWTKRGDRPEFQVVTGVSAGAIIAPFAFLGPSEDEKLRVIWTQYKQDQVVTPEILSGLFGGPALASTAPLQDLIAQYIDRQLLDRVAAQYKRGRVLLVLTTNLDAQRPVVWNMGEIALNRSPEATELFRKVILASAAIPAAFPPVKIEVVAGGQNYEELHVDGGTTREVFVSPVEAPLSAFDSLYPNPPLRRYFIIKNGKAAPVQEVVKPTTLQIAARSISTLIKSQNQGELYKIYRVALDGGADFNFMAVPPSFNLHTQEIYDPRYQAALYAEGFAEGRRNIWLKSPPGQAPAPPEVTPRTRELSSAATPGSG, encoded by the coding sequence GTGCAAGGGCCTAGGCTACAGGTCGGGCTACTGCTGGTGGCGTCGCTTATGGTCTCCGGTTGCGCGGCTGCGATCCCGCGCAACGGTATCAGCAGCGCCACGTTGGCTGAGACGGCCGAAATCCCAGGCATGCCCGGCGTCCGCTTCTGGGCCGACGAAGTTCCCCGCAATCCCCTCGCAGAAGTCCGTCGTCGCACGGCGCACATGCCTCCGATCGGACAGACCGCCAAAACGCGGGACGGCCGAAAGCTCGTCGATACGCTCGCACTGTCGGGAGGCGGATCGGACGGCGCATTCGGCGCTGGCGTCTTGGCTGGGTGGACGAAGCGCGGCGACCGTCCGGAATTCCAGGTCGTAACCGGCGTCAGCGCCGGCGCCATCATCGCGCCGTTCGCCTTCCTCGGACCTTCGGAAGACGAAAAGCTCCGCGTGATCTGGACCCAATACAAGCAGGACCAGGTCGTCACGCCGGAAATCTTGTCCGGCCTCTTCGGCGGCCCGGCGCTCGCGAGCACCGCGCCGCTTCAGGATCTGATTGCACAATATATAGACCGGCAGTTACTCGACCGGGTTGCGGCCCAGTACAAGCGCGGCCGCGTGCTCTTGGTGCTGACGACAAATCTCGACGCTCAGCGCCCCGTCGTTTGGAACATGGGCGAAATCGCACTCAATCGCAGCCCGGAAGCGACAGAGCTTTTCCGCAAAGTCATCCTCGCCTCCGCCGCCATCCCGGCGGCCTTCCCGCCCGTCAAGATCGAGGTCGTGGCGGGTGGCCAGAACTACGAAGAGTTACACGTCGACGGCGGAACGACGCGCGAAGTATTTGTGAGCCCGGTCGAAGCCCCGCTCAGCGCCTTTGACTCGCTCTATCCGAACCCGCCTTTGCGCCGCTATTTCATCATCAAGAATGGCAAGGCAGCGCCTGTGCAGGAGGTCGTGAAGCCGACGACGTTGCAAATTGCGGCGCGATCGATTTCGACTTTGATCAAGAGCCAAAACCAGGGCGAGCTTTATAAGATCTACCGGGTCGCGCTCGACGGCGGCGCCGATTTCAATTTTATGGCCGTGCCGCCTTCGTTCAATCTGCATACCCAAGAGATTTACGATCCGCGCTATCAGGCCGCCCTGTATGCGGAAGGCTTTGCCGAAGGCCGCAGGAACATCTGGCTCAAGTCTCCGCCGGGACAAGCCCCCGCCCCACCTGAAGTCACGCCGCGTACGAGGGAATTGTCCTCCGCCGCCACACCCGGCAGTGGTTGA
- a CDS encoding superoxide dismutase → MTLKLPDLPYAYDALAPFMSAETLEFHHDKHHLAYVENGNKLLAGSKYEGQSLEDIVKNAYADKAVGLINNVGQHYNHLHFWQWMKKGGGGKKLPGSIQTLVDGYGGYDKVRNDFIEAGKGQFGSGWAWLAIKDGKLEVVKTPNGENPLMYGSKPILGVDVWEHSYYIDYRNARPKYLEAWFDNLVNWEHVEALAG, encoded by the coding sequence ATGACGCTGAAATTACCTGATCTTCCCTACGCCTATGATGCCCTCGCGCCTTTCATGTCGGCCGAGACGCTCGAATTCCACCACGACAAACATCACTTGGCGTACGTCGAGAACGGCAACAAGCTCCTCGCTGGCTCCAAATACGAGGGCCAGTCGCTCGAAGATATCGTGAAGAATGCTTACGCCGATAAGGCCGTCGGCCTCATCAACAACGTTGGCCAGCACTATAACCATCTTCATTTCTGGCAATGGATGAAGAAGGGCGGCGGCGGCAAGAAGCTGCCGGGCAGCATCCAGACCCTCGTCGACGGTTACGGCGGGTACGACAAGGTCCGCAACGACTTCATCGAAGCCGGCAAGGGTCAATTCGGCTCGGGCTGGGCTTGGCTCGCCATCAAGGACGGCAAGCTCGAGGTCGTCAAAACTCCGAACGGCGAGAACCCGCTGATGTACGGCTCCAAGCCCATCCTCGGTGTCGACGTCTGGGAGCACAGCTATTACATCGACTACCGCAACGCCCGCCCGAAGTACCTTGAGGCGTGGTTCGACAATCTCGTGAACTGGGAGCACGTCGAGGCGTTGGCCGGTTAA
- a CDS encoding DUF817 domain-containing protein produces MQRKVSDRNPKTSAARLWAPLARFIDWEAELGEAAEARGRGAHFAYEFVRFGVKQAWACLFGASMLVLLIATHLLYPKGAMLARYDFLVVAAVLIQILMVTFKLETIDEVKVICIFHIVGTVMEVFKTSVGSWLYPEPSFLRIGGVPLFTGFMYAAIGSYIARCWRLFDFRFTRHPPVWALGILSVAIYANFFGHHYVWDARPILFAAAIILIGPCTVYYKIWKVHRHMPLLLGLLLVAVFIWLAENIGTFTAAWAYPHQRHGWEPVGIGKLGSWFLLMLISYTLVAWLNRPNAMANTNS; encoded by the coding sequence ATGCAACGCAAGGTCTCCGACAGGAACCCTAAGACGAGTGCGGCTCGGCTCTGGGCGCCGCTCGCGCGTTTCATCGATTGGGAAGCGGAGCTTGGGGAGGCGGCCGAGGCACGTGGGCGTGGCGCTCACTTTGCATACGAGTTCGTTCGCTTTGGCGTCAAACAGGCGTGGGCCTGTCTTTTCGGAGCGTCGATGTTGGTGCTGCTGATCGCGACGCATCTTCTCTATCCGAAAGGGGCGATGCTCGCGCGTTATGATTTCCTCGTCGTCGCGGCTGTGCTCATTCAAATCCTGATGGTCACTTTCAAGCTCGAGACCATCGACGAGGTGAAGGTCATTTGCATCTTCCATATCGTCGGCACGGTTATGGAGGTTTTCAAGACTTCGGTCGGTTCGTGGCTTTATCCTGAGCCCAGTTTTCTTCGTATCGGCGGCGTTCCGTTATTCACCGGATTTATGTATGCGGCGATCGGTTCGTATATTGCCCGGTGCTGGCGGCTCTTCGATTTCCGGTTTACGCGGCATCCGCCCGTTTGGGCGCTGGGGATTTTGAGTGTCGCGATCTATGCGAACTTCTTTGGCCATCACTATGTGTGGGATGCGCGGCCGATACTGTTTGCAGCGGCGATCATCCTGATCGGGCCGTGTACGGTCTACTACAAGATCTGGAAGGTACACCGGCACATGCCGCTGCTGCTTGGACTTCTCCTGGTCGCAGTTTTTATCTGGCTTGCGGAGAATATCGGGACGTTCACCGCAGCGTGGGCCTATCCCCACCAGCGGCACGGTTGGGAGCCCGTCGGGATCGGCAAGCTCGGATCGTGGTTTCTGCTGATGTTGATTTCATATACACTTGTCGCGTGGCTCAACCGGCCGAATGCGATGGCAAATACGAATAGCTAA